Proteins encoded in a region of the Trypanosoma brucei gambiense DAL972 chromosome 11, complete sequence genome:
- a CDS encoding C-14 sterol reductase, putative — protein MPPRSRKGTKSRSASPAPRTPGRTKKSPVTPRTKTPVTNKNRSYEWGGPLGALGMVVLLPLTVIGLNVLCSETSCSVHNVWDLPAMMLLALDVGVPRLLLALGVELLWMAFHALLYITPVGKQVKGVKLSDGTCLTYNINALHVFTLVHAILGGMHYADVIRLAWLADMFMPLMVAAIIISVFMSIVLYVASFRSSQVSFSPGGNTGNYLYDFWVGRELNPRTGSLDWKFMCELRPGLIGWSVLNWAFVAKAMEVGTCSPSIIVVALLESFYVLDGLLYEEGNLTMMDIVHDGFGFMLCFGDLAWVPFTYTLKAKFLAYHASQLSYMHVGICAAVALVGYAVFRGSNNQKSRFRQNPKDPANAALKVMHTSSGKSLIVSGYWGVCRHPNYVGDWLMTLSWSALTGFTEPLPYFQPVYFALLLIHRQLRDEEQMREKYGAEDMHKFHRIVRYRLIPYVY, from the coding sequence ATGCCACCACGGAGCCGCAAGGGTACAAAATCTCGCTCCGCATCGCCTGCGCCTCGGACGCCCGGGAGGACTAAAAAGAGTCCCGTCACTCCCAGAACTAAAACACCAGTGACGAATAAAAACCGCTCCTACGAGTGGGGAGGCCCTCTGGGAGCACTTGGGATGGTGGTGCTTCTGCCACTCACAGTTATTGGTCTCAATGTCTTGTGCTCAGAAACTTCGTGTAGTGTGCATAATGTATGGGACCTTCCCGCAATGATGTTGTTGGCATTGGATGTGGGAGTGCCGCGATTGTTACTGGCACTTGGTGTCGAGTTGTTGTGGATGGCATTTCATGCACTTCTTTACATTACTCCGGTTGGAAAGCAAGTGAAGGGTGTGAAACTCTCTGATGGAACATGTCTCACGTACAATATCAACGCGTTGCATGTGTTCACACTTGTACATGCTATTTTGGGTGGTATGCACTACGCTGATGTGATTCGTCTAGCCTGGCTGGCTGACATGTTTATGCCACTCATGGTGGCTGCCATCAtcatttctgtttttatgaGCATCGTGCTATACGTCGCTTCCTTCCGCTCTTCTCAGGTGTCGTTTTCCCCCGGAGGAAACACTGGGAACTACTTATACGATTTCTGGGTTGGCCGTGAGCTCAATCCACGTACGGGTTCGCTTGACTGGAAGTTTATGTGTGAACTGCGTCCCGGTCTCATTGGTTGGAGCGTACTGAATTGGGCATTTGTGGCAAAAGCGATGGAGGTCGGTACGTGCTCGCCCAGCATTATTGTGGTTGCCCTGCTAGAGTCTTTCTATGTGTTGGACGGGCTTCTTTATGAAGAGGGAAACCTCACCATGATGGACATCGTGCATGATGGTTTTGGGTTTATGCTGTGCTTCGGCGATTTGGCGTGGGTACCTTTCACTTATACACTGAAAGCAAAGTTCCTGGCTTATCATGCCTCGCAGCTGAGCTACATGCACGTAGGCATTTGCGCTGCGGTGGCGCTTGTTGGCTACGCTGTGTTTCGTGGCTCAAACAATCAAAAAAGTCGTTTTCGACAAAATCCAAAAGATCCAGCGAATGCGGCGCTGAAGGTTATGCATACGTCCAGCGGCAAATCGCTGATTGTGTCGGGCTACTGGGGCGTGTGCCGCCATCCGAATTATGTAGGGGATTGGCTTATGACCCTTTCATGGTCAGCACTTACGGGGTTTACGGAACCACTGCCATACTTTCAGCCAGTGTATTTTGCTCTGCTTTTGATTCACCGCCAATTGAGGGACGAAGAGCAGATGCGTGAAAAGTATGGTGCAGAAGATATGCACAAATTCCATAGAATAGTTCGTTATCGCTTAATCCCATACGTCTATTAG